A section of the Pimelobacter simplex genome encodes:
- a CDS encoding type 1 glutamine amidotransferase domain-containing protein: MTSVLMVVSAADHWTLTDGTRHPTGFWAEELVVPHGIFEAAGWEITVATPGGVAPTVDRLSLGIAGGLPGKRRRLQERLDTLAPVLARPAVLADVDPDAYDLVFYPGGHGPMEDLAVDPVSGALLAHRLDSGRPLALLCHAPAAILAANRADGTSAFAGYRMTGLSNREELLNRFARKAPWLLEDRMKEAGVVYSKARLPLRPHTVVDRHLYSGQNPQSSEALAERLVADLGG, from the coding sequence ATGACCTCGGTGCTCATGGTCGTCTCGGCCGCCGACCACTGGACCCTGACCGACGGCACCCGGCACCCGACCGGCTTCTGGGCCGAGGAGCTCGTCGTGCCCCACGGCATCTTCGAGGCCGCCGGCTGGGAGATCACCGTCGCCACCCCCGGCGGGGTGGCCCCGACGGTCGACCGGCTCAGCCTCGGCATCGCCGGCGGCCTGCCGGGCAAGCGTCGCCGGCTCCAGGAGCGGCTCGACACGCTGGCGCCCGTGCTGGCCCGCCCCGCAGTGCTCGCCGACGTCGACCCGGACGCCTACGACCTCGTGTTCTACCCCGGCGGGCACGGTCCGATGGAGGACCTCGCCGTGGACCCGGTGTCCGGTGCCCTGCTGGCCCACCGCCTCGACAGCGGCCGTCCGCTCGCGCTGCTGTGCCACGCGCCGGCCGCGATCCTCGCCGCGAACCGCGCCGACGGCACGTCGGCGTTCGCCGGCTACCGGATGACCGGGCTGTCCAACCGCGAGGAGCTGCTCAACCGGTTCGCGCGCAAGGCGCCCTGGCTGCTGGAGGACCGGATGAAGGAGGCCGGCGTCGTGTACTCCAAGGCGCGGCTGCCGCTGCGTCCGCACACGGTCGTCGACCGACACCTCTACTCGGGCCAGAACCCGCAGTCGTCCGAGGCCCTCGCCGAGCGGCTCGTGGCCGACCTGGGCGGCTGA
- a CDS encoding NADH:flavin oxidoreductase/NADH oxidase family protein has translation MSSPSPLFAPLTLPSGAVLPNRIAKAAMEENLAAPGQLPGPRLVRLYERWSRGGAGLLVTGNVMVHAAALTGPAGVVLDEHSPLSPFQDWARAARSGGARVWMQVNHPGRQVQADMPGVAWAPSPVRVDIGRNSKRLAAPAAMTPEQIEATVARFATTARRAEEAGFDGVEIHAAHGYLLSQFLSPLTNRRTDAWGGSLDHRARLLLDVVRATRAAVAPGFAVAVKLNSADFQRGGFDADDARAVIDLLAPLGVDLVELSGGSYESPAMTGNAAEPAGGPGSGSGSGSGDERTRAREAYFLTLAEQLAATSPLPLMLTGGIVRRPVAEEVLAGGIDLVGMGSALAVDPDLPAKWRTADGAEAQVRLAPVTITDKAAASAASMARIRYQLRRLGRGRRTRPGIDPLAAYLREVPLRRRALRRYRTWLAARPA, from the coding sequence ATGTCGTCCCCGTCCCCCTTGTTCGCACCGCTCACGCTGCCCAGCGGCGCCGTGCTGCCCAACCGGATCGCCAAGGCCGCCATGGAGGAGAACCTCGCCGCCCCCGGCCAGCTCCCGGGCCCGCGCCTGGTGCGCCTGTACGAGCGGTGGAGCCGAGGCGGCGCCGGCCTGCTCGTCACCGGCAACGTCATGGTCCACGCGGCGGCGCTGACCGGCCCGGCGGGCGTCGTCCTCGACGAGCACAGCCCGCTCTCCCCCTTCCAGGACTGGGCACGGGCGGCGCGCAGCGGCGGCGCGCGGGTGTGGATGCAGGTCAACCACCCCGGCCGTCAGGTCCAGGCCGACATGCCCGGAGTCGCCTGGGCACCCTCCCCCGTCCGGGTCGACATCGGCCGCAACAGCAAGCGGCTGGCCGCGCCGGCCGCGATGACACCCGAGCAGATCGAGGCGACCGTCGCCCGGTTCGCGACCACCGCGCGCCGCGCCGAGGAGGCCGGCTTCGACGGTGTCGAGATCCACGCCGCGCACGGCTACCTGCTCTCGCAATTCCTCTCCCCGCTGACCAACCGGCGTACCGACGCGTGGGGCGGCTCCCTGGACCACCGCGCCCGGCTGCTGCTGGACGTCGTCCGGGCCACCCGCGCCGCGGTCGCGCCCGGCTTCGCCGTCGCGGTCAAGCTCAACTCCGCCGACTTCCAGCGCGGCGGCTTCGACGCGGACGACGCCCGCGCGGTCATCGACCTGCTGGCCCCGCTCGGCGTGGACCTGGTCGAGCTCTCCGGCGGCAGCTACGAGAGCCCGGCCATGACCGGCAACGCGGCGGAGCCCGCCGGCGGCCCCGGCTCCGGCTCCGGCTCCGGCTCCGGCGATGAGCGCACCCGCGCCCGGGAGGCCTACTTCCTCACCCTCGCCGAGCAGCTCGCCGCGACCAGCCCGCTCCCCCTGATGCTCACCGGCGGGATCGTCCGGCGGCCGGTCGCCGAGGAGGTCCTGGCCGGCGGCATCGACCTGGTCGGCATGGGCAGCGCCCTCGCCGTCGACCCGGACCTGCCCGCGAAGTGGCGGACCGCCGACGGCGCGGAGGCCCAGGTCCGGCTCGCCCCGGTCACGATCACCGACAAGGCGGCGGCCTCCGCGGCGAGCATGGCGCGGATCCGCTACCAGCTGCGCCGGCTCGGGCGCGGGCGTCGTACCCGGCCGGGGATCGACCCGCTCGCCGCCTACCTGCGCGAGGTGCCGCTGCGCCGGCGCGCGCTGCGCCGCTACCGCACCTGGCTCGCCGCCCGTCCGGCGTGA
- a CDS encoding extracellular solute-binding protein codes for MRGFTWRTGAVVTAVALVVLIGMIVLADVSEREKPRVEHPPTVKRTDLEFGVWGNKAEIAAYQAVVDDYNASSKDTRVEVRSWPSAAAMLEDVRGGADTPDLYLLPRNDLAEVMAEKRNRPLLDLVTEREIPIGDDFAREAVAAFSVENDLQCLPYTISPMVMYYNADLVDFEAMAADGLPTPKDDHSGWNFAQFRAAAEFASRPRRKTRGVYIDPSLRGLAPFVYSGGGKMYDDETDPTSLALSDDSSTDALRQTLELLRDPRLTLSSRQLAQRSAVDWFKRGKLAMLPGFRSLTPELRATDGLNFDVMPMPSLGSNQTVGEVNGICLAHGRPARAEASANFMTYLVSDEAVARVSETGYLQPAKLTVALSSDFQQPDLQPAHATVFTNAVRAIVLPPLMEHGSELATLVAPDLEALLFTTPDLQDLQESLRAIDEKSRILLDPDYSSEEPSDGESSTGTPPASPSGSATDDAKRD; via the coding sequence GTGCGTGGCTTCACCTGGCGGACGGGCGCGGTCGTGACCGCGGTGGCGTTGGTCGTACTGATCGGGATGATCGTGCTGGCCGACGTCAGCGAGCGCGAGAAGCCGCGTGTCGAGCACCCGCCGACGGTGAAGCGGACCGACCTCGAGTTCGGGGTCTGGGGCAACAAGGCCGAGATCGCGGCGTACCAGGCGGTGGTCGACGACTACAACGCCAGCAGCAAGGACACCCGGGTCGAGGTGCGCTCGTGGCCGAGCGCGGCCGCGATGCTCGAGGACGTCCGCGGCGGTGCCGACACGCCCGATCTCTACCTGCTGCCGCGCAACGACCTGGCCGAGGTGATGGCCGAGAAGCGCAACCGCCCGCTGCTCGACCTGGTCACCGAGCGCGAGATCCCGATCGGCGACGACTTCGCGCGGGAGGCGGTCGCGGCGTTCTCGGTCGAGAACGACCTGCAGTGCCTGCCCTACACGATCTCGCCGATGGTCATGTACTACAACGCCGACCTCGTCGACTTCGAGGCGATGGCGGCCGACGGCCTGCCCACGCCCAAGGACGACCACTCGGGCTGGAACTTCGCGCAGTTCCGCGCGGCCGCCGAGTTCGCGAGCCGGCCCCGGCGCAAGACGCGCGGGGTCTACATCGACCCGTCGCTGCGCGGGCTGGCGCCGTTCGTCTACTCCGGCGGCGGCAAGATGTACGACGACGAGACCGACCCGACCAGCCTGGCGCTGAGCGACGACAGCTCGACCGACGCCCTGCGCCAGACCCTCGAGCTGCTCCGCGACCCGCGCCTGACGCTGAGCTCGCGCCAGCTCGCCCAGCGCTCGGCGGTCGACTGGTTCAAGCGCGGCAAGCTCGCCATGCTGCCGGGCTTCCGCTCGCTGACGCCCGAGCTGCGGGCCACCGACGGGCTCAACTTCGACGTCATGCCGATGCCCTCGCTCGGCTCGAACCAGACCGTCGGCGAGGTCAACGGCATCTGCCTGGCCCACGGCCGTCCCGCGCGGGCCGAGGCGTCGGCCAACTTCATGACCTACCTGGTCAGCGACGAGGCGGTGGCCCGGGTCTCCGAGACCGGCTACCTCCAGCCGGCCAAGCTGACCGTGGCGCTGTCCTCGGACTTCCAGCAGCCCGACCTCCAGCCGGCCCACGCGACCGTGTTCACCAACGCGGTGCGCGCGATCGTGCTGCCGCCCCTGATGGAGCACGGCAGCGAGCTGGCCACGCTGGTCGCCCCCGACCTCGAGGCGCTGCTGTTCACCACGCCGGACCTGCAGGACCTGCAGGAGTCGCTGCGAGCGATCGACGAGAAGTCGCGGATCCTGCTCGACCCGGACTACTCGTCCGAGGAGCCCTCGGACGGCGAGTCGTCCACGGGTACGCCGCCGGCCTCGCCCTCGGGCTCGGCGACCGACGACGCCAAGCGGGACTGA
- a CDS encoding acetoacetate decarboxylase family protein gives MPATTPSTVEVDLGGRTVAVPRGGLYDRYRMATDLDEVARDPRVSGVDFFRGVPKSRVDSPIGPTLTPNFYYRIATARVTMLAPTRALRTRLPAELAPLEVAPGVGLVSLMLFRYDVCDIDFYTEAGLGIAVRPARHGRLGLVDLVAGLKNDHLHSYVLALPVSTEIAQVRGHDGYGFPKWVTGLDVDIDARRTTARVANDDGGTDVALSVATPRQRSRASGEHVATLTSYTTLAGAWHATQSQVNVLASGSRSLPRGLDLRLREGRVSDDLRSLAPTRAVRLDVMTEGQLALHLPVPTSVREAVR, from the coding sequence ATGCCCGCGACAACCCCGAGCACGGTCGAGGTCGACCTCGGCGGCCGCACGGTCGCCGTACCGCGGGGCGGTCTCTACGACCGCTACCGGATGGCGACGGACCTCGACGAGGTCGCCCGCGACCCGCGGGTCAGCGGCGTGGACTTCTTCCGGGGCGTGCCCAAGAGCCGGGTGGACTCGCCGATCGGCCCGACGCTGACGCCGAACTTCTACTACCGGATCGCGACCGCGCGGGTCACGATGCTCGCCCCGACCCGGGCGCTGCGCACCCGGCTCCCGGCCGAGCTGGCGCCGCTGGAGGTGGCGCCGGGCGTCGGCCTGGTCTCCCTCATGCTCTTCCGGTACGACGTGTGCGACATCGACTTCTACACCGAGGCCGGTCTCGGCATCGCGGTGCGGCCCGCCCGGCACGGCCGGCTCGGGCTGGTCGACCTGGTCGCGGGCCTGAAGAACGACCACCTGCACTCCTACGTGCTCGCGCTGCCGGTGAGCACCGAGATCGCCCAGGTGCGCGGCCACGACGGCTACGGCTTCCCGAAGTGGGTCACCGGGCTCGACGTCGACATCGACGCCCGCCGTACGACGGCCCGGGTGGCCAACGACGACGGCGGCACCGACGTCGCTCTGTCGGTCGCGACCCCGCGGCAGCGGAGCCGCGCGAGCGGCGAGCACGTGGCGACGCTGACGTCGTACACGACGCTCGCGGGGGCGTGGCACGCGACGCAGAGCCAGGTCAACGTGCTGGCCTCCGGCAGCCGCAGCCTGCCGCGCGGGCTCGACCTGCGGCTGCGGGAGGGGCGGGTCTCCGACGACCTGCGCTCCCTCGCGCCGACCCGGGCCGTGCGCCTCGACGTGATGACCGAGGGACAGCTCGCCCTGCACCTGCCGGTGCCCACCTCGGTGCGGGAGGCGGTCCGATGA
- the hrpA gene encoding ATP-dependent RNA helicase HrpA translates to MDITYPPDLPVSARREDIAAAIRDHQVVIVAGETGSGKTTQLPKICLELGRGAPGPDGRARMIGHTQPRRIAARSVAERIASELGTELGDLVGYQVRFTDRTSKQSRIKLMTDGILLAELQRDRLLRRYDTIIIDEAHERSLNIDFLLGYLKQLLPRRPDLKLVITSATIDTDRFARHFDDAPIIEVSGRTYPVEVRYRPLMDLPEDDEDGEPIVRDQTEAIVDAVKELSAEGQGDILVFLPGEREIRDTAEALAPLGEGIRGVDVLPLYSRLSAAEQHRVFAPAKGSRRRVVLATNVAETSLTVPGIRYVIDTGVARISRYSARTKVQRLPIEPISQASANQRSGRCGRVAAGIAIRLYSEEDFESRPEFTDPEILRTNLASVILQMTSLGLGDIAAFPFVEPPDRRNVQAGTQLLEELGAVAASGREGQLTKIGSRLARLPIDPRLGRMLLEAERLGCVRDVLVIVAALSLQDPRERPGADRPAEQAQADQLHARFKAEGSDFLAWLNLWRHLRQQQKELSGSAFRRMCKREYLNYLRVREWQEFVAQLRQVTKEMGVRLEAPADTPDADGIHQALLSGLLSHVGVLEEREKPKPGAARKDGRRPGPREYLGARGAKFAIFPGSGLARKNPPFVMAGELVETGRLWARQNAAIDPRWAERLGAHLVKRTYSEPHWSRKRQAVMARERVTLYGVPLAADRAVTYGKVDPELSREIFIRHALVYGEWDTRHHFLRDNKRLLEQAEELEHRARRRDIVVDEHTLFDFYDARVPAGIVSGAHFDRWWRDARRADARLLDFDPAMLTHDRADEVREADYPEAWSVAGGLTFPISYHFEPGARDDGLTIDIPVATLNRVDDDDFSWIVPGLREELVTELIRSLPKALRVSFVPAPNTAREFLAAVPAGEEALLTALERYLRSTTGVHVPREAWDLSALPEHLKPTYRVVDESGKIQGRGKSLTELKAPLAGEFDKAMKAVASDSGVARTGETGWVFDEIPVTATWTRAGHEVEAYPGLVDEGTTVGLQVSGSADERDARHRLGVVRLALLGLGSKPLAGVVDGLSNAQKLGLAGTPYGSTADLVADCLRAVVTDAVDARPAVFTAADFDTLLTALRATAAASVRETLAELLRVLETWREVDRLLSGRADLPLLPALADLQAQLGRLVHDGFVGELGTARLRRLRIWLLAMRERRVALDNGGPAALVKDRQRMDIVQPLQEAYLARVAALPEGRPPGAALRALRWMLEEYRVSLWAQHLGTDGPVSDVRIRKAFDAL, encoded by the coding sequence GTGGACATCACCTACCCGCCCGACCTGCCGGTCAGTGCCCGACGCGAGGACATCGCCGCCGCGATCCGCGACCACCAGGTCGTCATCGTCGCGGGCGAGACCGGCTCCGGGAAGACCACCCAGCTCCCGAAGATCTGCCTGGAGCTGGGGCGCGGCGCGCCCGGGCCCGACGGCCGGGCGCGGATGATCGGGCACACCCAGCCCCGGCGGATCGCGGCCCGCTCGGTGGCCGAGCGGATCGCCTCCGAGCTGGGCACCGAGCTCGGCGACCTGGTCGGCTACCAGGTCCGGTTCACCGACCGGACCTCGAAGCAGAGCCGGATCAAGCTGATGACCGACGGCATCCTGCTGGCCGAGCTCCAGCGCGACCGGCTGCTGCGCCGCTACGACACGATCATCATCGACGAGGCGCACGAGCGCAGCCTCAACATCGACTTCCTGCTCGGCTACCTCAAGCAGCTCCTGCCCCGGCGGCCCGATCTCAAGCTGGTCATCACCTCCGCGACCATCGACACGGACCGCTTCGCCCGGCACTTCGACGACGCCCCGATCATCGAGGTCTCCGGCCGCACGTACCCGGTCGAGGTCCGCTACCGGCCGCTCATGGACCTGCCCGAGGACGACGAGGACGGCGAGCCGATCGTCCGCGACCAGACCGAGGCGATCGTCGACGCGGTCAAGGAGCTGTCGGCGGAGGGGCAGGGCGACATCCTGGTCTTCCTGCCGGGCGAGCGGGAGATCCGCGACACCGCCGAGGCGCTCGCGCCGTTGGGGGAGGGGATCCGCGGGGTCGACGTCCTCCCGCTCTACAGCAGGCTCTCGGCGGCCGAGCAGCACCGCGTTTTCGCGCCGGCCAAGGGTTCGCGGCGGCGCGTCGTCCTGGCGACGAACGTCGCGGAGACGTCGCTGACGGTGCCGGGGATCCGCTACGTGATCGACACCGGCGTCGCCCGGATCTCGCGCTACTCCGCGCGGACCAAGGTCCAGCGGCTGCCCATCGAGCCGATCAGCCAGGCCTCGGCCAACCAGCGCTCCGGGCGGTGCGGCCGGGTCGCGGCGGGCATCGCGATCCGGCTGTACTCCGAGGAGGACTTCGAGTCCCGCCCCGAGTTCACCGATCCCGAGATACTGCGCACCAACCTGGCCTCCGTCATCCTGCAGATGACCTCGCTGGGGCTCGGCGACATCGCCGCCTTCCCGTTCGTCGAGCCGCCCGACCGGCGCAACGTCCAGGCCGGCACCCAGCTGCTCGAGGAGCTCGGCGCCGTCGCCGCGTCCGGCCGCGAGGGCCAGCTGACCAAGATCGGCAGCCGCCTGGCCCGGCTGCCGATCGACCCGCGCCTGGGCCGGATGCTGCTGGAGGCCGAACGGCTGGGCTGCGTGCGCGACGTCCTGGTCATCGTGGCCGCGCTCTCGCTCCAGGACCCGCGTGAGCGGCCCGGCGCGGACCGGCCGGCGGAGCAGGCGCAGGCCGACCAGCTCCACGCGCGGTTCAAGGCGGAGGGCTCGGACTTCCTCGCCTGGCTCAACCTGTGGCGGCACCTGCGCCAGCAGCAGAAGGAGCTGTCGGGCAGCGCGTTCCGGCGGATGTGCAAGCGGGAGTACCTCAACTACCTGCGGGTGCGCGAGTGGCAGGAGTTCGTCGCCCAGCTGCGCCAGGTGACCAAGGAGATGGGCGTCCGGCTGGAGGCCCCGGCCGACACCCCCGACGCCGACGGCATCCACCAGGCGCTGCTCTCCGGACTGCTCTCGCACGTCGGCGTCCTCGAGGAGCGCGAGAAGCCCAAGCCGGGTGCGGCCCGCAAGGACGGTCGCCGGCCCGGACCCCGCGAGTACCTCGGTGCTCGTGGCGCCAAGTTCGCGATCTTCCCCGGCTCCGGCCTGGCCCGGAAGAACCCGCCCTTCGTGATGGCCGGCGAGCTCGTCGAGACCGGCCGGCTCTGGGCCCGCCAGAACGCCGCGATCGACCCGCGCTGGGCCGAGCGGCTCGGGGCGCACCTGGTGAAGCGGACCTACTCCGAGCCGCACTGGTCCCGCAAGCGCCAGGCCGTCATGGCCCGCGAGCGCGTCACGCTGTACGGCGTACCGCTGGCCGCCGATCGTGCCGTCACCTACGGCAAGGTCGACCCCGAGCTCTCCCGCGAGATCTTCATCCGGCACGCGCTCGTCTACGGCGAGTGGGACACCCGGCACCACTTCCTGCGCGACAACAAGCGGCTCCTGGAGCAGGCCGAGGAGCTGGAGCACCGCGCCCGGCGCCGCGACATCGTCGTCGACGAGCACACCCTCTTCGACTTCTACGACGCCCGGGTCCCGGCCGGCATCGTCAGCGGCGCCCACTTCGACCGCTGGTGGCGCGACGCCCGGCGGGCCGACGCCCGGCTGCTGGACTTCGATCCCGCGATGCTCACCCACGACCGCGCCGACGAGGTGCGCGAGGCCGACTACCCCGAGGCGTGGTCGGTCGCCGGCGGGCTGACCTTCCCGATCAGCTACCACTTCGAGCCGGGCGCGCGCGACGACGGCCTGACCATCGACATCCCGGTCGCGACGCTCAACCGCGTGGACGACGACGACTTCTCCTGGATCGTGCCCGGGCTGCGCGAGGAGCTCGTCACCGAGCTGATCCGCAGCCTGCCCAAGGCGCTGCGGGTGAGTTTCGTGCCGGCGCCCAACACGGCGCGGGAGTTCCTGGCCGCCGTACCGGCGGGGGAGGAGGCGCTGCTCACTGCGCTGGAGCGCTACCTGCGCTCGACCACCGGCGTGCACGTGCCCCGCGAGGCCTGGGACCTCAGCGCCCTGCCCGAGCACCTCAAGCCGACCTACCGCGTCGTCGACGAGAGCGGCAAGATCCAGGGCCGCGGCAAGTCGCTCACCGAGCTCAAGGCGCCGCTGGCGGGGGAGTTCGACAAGGCGATGAAGGCGGTCGCCTCCGACTCCGGCGTCGCCCGGACCGGCGAGACCGGCTGGGTCTTCGACGAGATCCCGGTGACGGCGACCTGGACCCGGGCCGGGCACGAGGTCGAGGCCTACCCGGGCCTGGTCGACGAGGGCACCACGGTGGGTCTGCAGGTGTCGGGGTCCGCGGACGAGCGCGACGCGCGGCACCGGCTGGGCGTCGTACGGCTCGCGTTGCTGGGGCTCGGCTCGAAGCCGCTCGCAGGCGTCGTCGACGGGCTGAGCAACGCCCAGAAGCTCGGCCTGGCCGGCACGCCGTACGGGTCGACGGCCGACCTGGTGGCCGACTGCCTGCGCGCCGTCGTCACCGACGCCGTCGACGCCCGGCCCGCGGTCTTCACCGCCGCCGACTTCGACACCCTGCTCACCGCCCTGCGCGCCACGGCCGCCGCCTCGGTGCGCGAGACCCTCGCCGAGCTCCTGCGCGTCCTGGAGACCTGGCGCGAGGTCGACCGCCTCCTCAGCGGCCGCGCCGACCTCCCGCTCCTGCCCGCGCTCGCCGACCTCCAGGCCCAGCTCGGCCGCCTCGTCCACGACGGCTTCGTCGGCGAGCTCGGCACCGCCCGGCTGCGCCGGCTGCGGATCTGGCTGCTCGCCATGCGCGAGCGCCGGGTCGCCCTCGACAACGGCGGCCCGGCCGCCCTGGTCAAGGACCGGCAGCGGATGGACATCGTCCAGCCGCTCCAGGAGGCCTACCTGGCCCGCGTGGCGGCGCTGCCCGAGGGACGGCCGCCGGGGGCGGCGCTGCGGGCGCTGCGGTGGATGCTGGAGGAGTACCGGGTCTCGCTGTGGGCCCAGCACCTAGGGACGGACGGACCGGTGTCGGACGTGCGGATCCGGAAGGCGTTCGACGCGCTCTAG
- a CDS encoding TetR/AcrR family transcriptional regulator → MQMLESGEAFSLRAVARGAGVSATAPYRHFADRDALESALAVEGFRDLRADLVAGPGRELPASLDDLAEFGVAYVAFALRRPALFRLMFGNPCDDADDERVRAAAELNELLAQALAQVVPGADAAALADAGWGLAHGLACLYLDGKLAATGPDEVAARVRAAFAAVGALPG, encoded by the coding sequence ATGCAGATGCTCGAGAGCGGCGAGGCGTTCTCGCTGCGCGCCGTCGCGCGCGGCGCCGGGGTCTCGGCGACCGCGCCCTACCGGCACTTCGCTGATCGCGACGCGCTCGAGTCGGCGCTCGCGGTCGAGGGCTTCCGGGACCTACGGGCCGACCTCGTCGCCGGGCCGGGGCGGGAGTTGCCGGCCTCGCTCGACGACCTGGCCGAGTTCGGCGTCGCCTACGTCGCCTTCGCGCTGCGCCGGCCCGCGCTCTTCCGGCTGATGTTCGGCAACCCCTGCGACGACGCCGACGACGAGCGGGTGCGCGCGGCGGCCGAGCTCAACGAGCTCCTCGCCCAGGCGCTGGCCCAGGTCGTGCCGGGGGCGGACGCCGCCGCGCTCGCCGACGCCGGCTGGGGGCTCGCGCACGGCCTGGCCTGCCTCTACCTCGACGGCAAGCTCGCGGCGACCGGGCCGGACGAGGTCGCGGCCCGGGTGCGGGCGGCGTTCGCGGCGGTGGGGGCTCTTCCGGGCTGA
- a CDS encoding SigE family RNA polymerase sigma factor, whose product MTPRDEAFAAYVGARRPQLFRAAWLLTGDPHRAEDVVQAALTRLYVAWPRVQRAASVDAYVRRAIVNAHVDEGRRPWRREAAAGDALPEQAVAGPGDAVEEHDALWSALRRLPAGQRRVVVLRHWWGLSVEETAADLNVSTGTVKSQTSVALATLREVLAEDLTKESS is encoded by the coding sequence ATGACCCCGCGGGACGAGGCGTTCGCGGCGTACGTCGGCGCCCGCCGGCCCCAGCTGTTCCGGGCCGCGTGGCTGCTGACCGGCGACCCGCACCGGGCCGAGGACGTGGTCCAGGCCGCGCTGACCCGGTTGTACGTCGCGTGGCCGCGGGTGCAGCGGGCCGCGTCGGTCGACGCCTACGTGCGCCGGGCGATCGTCAACGCCCACGTGGACGAGGGGCGGCGCCCGTGGCGGCGCGAGGCCGCCGCCGGCGACGCCCTGCCCGAGCAGGCGGTCGCCGGCCCCGGGGACGCGGTCGAGGAGCACGACGCGCTGTGGTCGGCGCTGCGGCGCCTGCCAGCCGGCCAGCGCCGGGTCGTGGTCCTGCGCCACTGGTGGGGCCTCTCCGTCGAGGAGACCGCCGCCGACCTGAACGTCAGCACCGGAACCGTGAAGAGCCAGACCTCCGTCGCCCTGGCGACCCTGCGCGAGGTGCTGGCCGAGGACCTGACCAAGGAGAGCTCGTGA
- the rocD gene encoding ornithine--oxo-acid transaminase, whose translation MSSTADRTITPRRTAEEVARAEARTAHNYHPLPVVLTHGEGAWVTDVDGRRFLDMLAGYSALNFGHAHPRLVAAAHAQLDRLTLTSRAFVHDRFADFCAGLADLCGKDLVLPMNTGAEAVETAIKVARKWGYEVKAVPADSARIVVAAGNFHGRTTTIVGFSDDPDARGGFGPFTPGFDLVPFGDLAAVEAAITPSTVAVLVEPIQGESGVVIPPAGYLAGLRALCTRERVLLVADEIQSGLGRTGATFACDHEDVVPDLYVLGKALGGGIVPVSAVVGDRDVLGVLRPGQHGSTFGGNPLACAVGTEVVEMLRTGEHQARAAELGVVLHDRLTALVGKGVVGFRSRGLWAGIDIDPALGTGRDVCARLLTHGVLAKDTHGSTIRLAPPLVISADDLHWGLDQLEASL comes from the coding sequence ATGAGCAGTACCGCCGACCGTACGATCACCCCGCGACGGACCGCCGAGGAAGTCGCCCGCGCCGAGGCGCGCACCGCGCACAACTACCACCCGCTGCCCGTCGTGCTCACCCACGGCGAGGGCGCCTGGGTGACCGACGTCGACGGCCGCCGGTTCCTCGACATGCTGGCCGGGTACTCCGCGCTCAACTTCGGGCACGCTCACCCGCGCCTGGTCGCCGCCGCGCACGCCCAGCTCGACCGGCTGACGCTCACCAGCCGGGCGTTCGTGCACGACCGCTTCGCCGACTTCTGCGCCGGCCTGGCCGACCTGTGCGGCAAGGACCTCGTGCTGCCGATGAACACCGGAGCCGAGGCCGTCGAGACTGCCATCAAGGTCGCCCGCAAGTGGGGCTACGAGGTCAAGGCGGTCCCCGCCGACAGCGCCCGCATCGTCGTCGCCGCCGGCAACTTCCACGGCCGGACGACGACCATCGTCGGCTTCTCCGACGACCCCGACGCCCGCGGGGGCTTCGGCCCGTTCACCCCCGGCTTCGACCTCGTCCCCTTCGGCGACCTCGCCGCCGTCGAGGCCGCGATCACCCCCAGCACGGTCGCCGTCCTGGTCGAGCCGATCCAGGGCGAGAGCGGCGTGGTCATCCCGCCCGCCGGCTACCTGGCCGGCCTGCGCGCCCTGTGCACCCGCGAGCGGGTGCTGCTCGTCGCCGACGAGATCCAGTCCGGCCTCGGCCGTACCGGCGCGACCTTCGCCTGCGACCACGAGGACGTCGTACCCGACCTCTACGTCCTCGGCAAGGCCCTCGGCGGCGGCATCGTCCCGGTCTCCGCGGTCGTCGGCGACCGGGACGTGCTCGGCGTACTGCGCCCGGGCCAGCACGGCTCGACGTTCGGCGGCAACCCGCTCGCCTGCGCCGTCGGCACCGAGGTGGTCGAGATGCTTCGCACCGGCGAGCACCAGGCCCGTGCCGCCGAGCTCGGCGTCGTCCTCCACGACCGGCTCACCGCCCTGGTCGGCAAGGGCGTCGTGGGCTTCCGCTCCCGCGGCCTGTGGGCCGGGATCGACATCGACCCCGCCCTCGGCACCGGCCGCGACGTCTGCGCCCGGCTGCTCACCCACGGCGTGCTGGCCAAGGACACCCACGGCTCGACCATCCGGCTCGCGCCGCCGCTGGTGATCTCGGCCGACGACCTGCACTGGGGGCTCGACCAGCTCGAGGCCAGTCTCTGA